Proteins from a genomic interval of Trueperaceae bacterium:
- a CDS encoding CoA-acylating methylmalonate-semialdehyde dehydrogenase, whose translation MIETAQDLLNYVGGKWQPSRSSARQDVRNPATGATIARVPLSPKDEVDEAVKVGVQAFKAWRETPVVDRIKPLFKLRELLTANQDELARTITNEAGKTYGESFAEMARGIENVEVACGAPYMMQGTNNEDIAHGIDEHMIRQPLGVVAAITPFNFPGMIPLWFLPYAVATGNCFLLKPSEKVPMTTQLLFRLLEEAGFPAGVVGLVNGGKETVDAILDHPDVKAVSFVGSTSVAKYIYSRAAANGKRAQCQGGAKNPAVILPDADMEMATRIVTDSAFGCAGQRCLATSVAITVGDARKEFTERMVAAAQARKVGYGLEKGVDMGPVISAESKARIAGLIDKGLSEGARLLTGGADADIDGFSNGYFVHPTLLDDVNPGSSIAKTEVFGPVLSMMHASSLDEAIDWVNDRAYGNQASIFTTSGSAARQFRHQAVAGNIGINLGVAAPMAFFPFSGWSESFFGDLHAQGAHGIEFYTQTKIVIERWPQTWSRTF comes from the coding sequence ATGATCGAAACGGCTCAAGACCTCCTCAACTACGTGGGTGGCAAGTGGCAGCCCTCACGCTCCAGCGCGCGGCAGGACGTGCGCAACCCCGCCACGGGCGCGACCATCGCTCGCGTGCCCCTCAGCCCCAAGGACGAGGTCGACGAGGCCGTCAAGGTCGGCGTCCAGGCCTTCAAGGCGTGGCGCGAGACCCCGGTGGTCGACCGCATCAAGCCGCTCTTCAAGCTGCGTGAGCTGCTGACCGCCAACCAGGACGAGCTGGCGCGCACCATCACCAACGAGGCCGGCAAGACGTACGGCGAGTCGTTCGCCGAGATGGCCCGCGGCATCGAGAACGTCGAGGTCGCCTGCGGCGCGCCCTACATGATGCAGGGCACCAACAACGAGGACATCGCGCACGGCATCGACGAGCACATGATCAGGCAGCCGCTCGGGGTGGTGGCGGCCATCACGCCGTTCAACTTCCCCGGCATGATCCCGCTCTGGTTCCTGCCGTACGCGGTCGCCACCGGCAACTGCTTCCTGCTCAAGCCGAGCGAGAAGGTGCCGATGACCACGCAGCTCCTGTTCCGCCTGCTAGAGGAGGCCGGCTTCCCCGCCGGTGTCGTCGGGCTCGTCAACGGCGGCAAGGAGACGGTCGACGCCATCCTGGATCACCCGGACGTCAAGGCGGTGTCGTTCGTCGGCTCCACCTCGGTGGCCAAGTACATCTACTCGCGCGCCGCGGCCAACGGCAAGCGCGCGCAGTGCCAGGGCGGCGCCAAGAACCCGGCCGTCATCCTGCCTGACGCCGACATGGAGATGGCCACGCGCATCGTGACCGACTCGGCCTTCGGCTGCGCCGGCCAGCGCTGCCTCGCCACGTCCGTCGCCATCACGGTGGGCGACGCGCGCAAGGAGTTCACGGAGCGCATGGTCGCGGCCGCGCAGGCGCGCAAGGTGGGTTACGGCCTCGAGAAGGGCGTCGACATGGGCCCCGTCATCTCGGCCGAGTCGAAGGCCCGCATCGCCGGCCTGATCGACAAGGGCCTCAGCGAGGGCGCGCGCCTGCTCACGGGCGGCGCCGACGCGGACATCGACGGCTTCAGCAACGGCTACTTCGTGCACCCCACGCTGCTCGACGACGTGAACCCCGGTTCGAGCATCGCCAAGACCGAGGTCTTCGGGCCGGTCCTGTCGATGATGCACGCCTCCAGCCTCGACGAGGCCATCGACTGGGTCAACGACCGCGCGTACGGCAACCAGGCCTCCATCTTCACGACCTCCGGCAGCGCCGCGAGGCAGTTCCGCCACCAGGCCGTCGCGGGCAACATCGGCATCAACCTCGGCGTGGCCGCTCCCATGGCCTTCTTCCCGTTCAGTGGCTGGAGCGAGAGCTTCTTCGGCGACTTGCACGCGCAGGGCGCGCACGGTATAGAGTTCTACACGCAGACGAAGATCGTCATCGAGCGGTGGCCCCAGACCTGGAGCCGCACGTTCTGA
- a CDS encoding NAD(P)-dependent oxidoreductase: protein MEHSELSLAQLQDSFSETYPRYTENEARVEADRCLYCFDAPCIKACPTSIDIPTFIRQIANDNLTGAGTTILESNMMGHSCGRVCPVEELCVGACVLGREHRPIAIGRLQRYATDHIFDNDIQPFDLVPDTGKRVAVIGGGPAGLSAAGELARRGIRATVFEKDEFAGGLSTYGIVTLREPTQVALDEAAFVEKLGVEIRTGVEVGKDVGIDHLLNDYDAVVFAAGTGRVPDLGVPGEELGGVVEALPMVRASKLAYLDGLDGLRDIEVGDEVIVVGAGNTAIDAATIAKRLGAERVTMLYRRSRAEMSAYDHEVDFVRNEGVDIRFLTQPVEILGEGGRVTGVRCVRMKLGEPDAKGRRSPQPVPGTEFVLPADQVIKAIGQEKLVALYDAVGVAHRNGYVTTDAELRTSNPKVFAAGDCIRATGHAITVQAAEDGKIVARAIAKQLGVADVEPNPTRGRFLHATANDIARIHG from the coding sequence ATGGAGCACAGTGAGCTGTCCTTGGCGCAGTTGCAGGACTCGTTCTCCGAGACCTACCCGCGCTACACAGAGAACGAGGCGAGAGTCGAGGCCGACCGCTGCCTCTACTGCTTCGACGCGCCCTGCATAAAGGCCTGTCCGACCAGCATCGACATCCCCACCTTCATCAGGCAGATCGCCAACGACAACCTGACGGGCGCGGGCACCACCATCCTCGAATCGAACATGATGGGGCACTCGTGCGGCCGCGTCTGCCCGGTCGAGGAACTCTGCGTCGGGGCGTGCGTGCTCGGCCGCGAGCACCGCCCGATCGCCATCGGCAGGCTGCAGCGCTACGCCACCGACCACATCTTCGACAACGACATCCAGCCGTTCGACCTCGTTCCCGACACGGGCAAGCGCGTGGCCGTCATCGGCGGCGGCCCGGCGGGCCTCAGCGCCGCCGGCGAGTTGGCGCGGCGCGGGATCCGGGCGACCGTGTTCGAGAAGGACGAGTTCGCCGGAGGCCTCTCCACCTACGGCATCGTGACCCTGCGCGAGCCGACGCAGGTGGCGCTCGACGAGGCCGCCTTCGTCGAGAAGCTGGGCGTCGAGATCCGCACGGGAGTCGAGGTCGGCAAGGACGTCGGCATCGACCACCTCTTGAACGACTACGACGCCGTCGTGTTCGCTGCGGGCACCGGCCGCGTGCCCGACCTCGGCGTACCGGGCGAGGAACTCGGCGGCGTCGTGGAGGCGCTGCCCATGGTGCGGGCCAGCAAGCTCGCCTACCTGGACGGTTTGGATGGCTTGCGCGACATCGAGGTGGGCGACGAGGTGATCGTGGTGGGCGCGGGCAACACGGCCATCGACGCCGCCACCATCGCCAAGCGCCTCGGCGCCGAGCGCGTCACGATGCTCTACCGCCGCAGCCGCGCCGAGATGAGCGCCTACGATCACGAGGTCGACTTCGTGCGCAACGAGGGCGTCGACATCCGCTTCCTCACCCAGCCCGTCGAGATCCTGGGCGAGGGGGGGCGCGTGACCGGCGTGCGCTGCGTGCGCATGAAGCTCGGCGAACCCGACGCCAAGGGCCGGCGCTCGCCGCAGCCCGTGCCGGGCACCGAGTTCGTGCTGCCGGCCGACCAGGTCATCAAGGCCATCGGGCAGGAGAAGCTCGTCGCGCTGTACGACGCGGTCGGGGTGGCTCACCGCAACGGTTACGTGACCACCGACGCCGAACTCAGGACCAGCAACCCGAAGGTGTTCGCGGCGGGCGACTGCATCCGCGCCACCGGCCACGCCATCACGGTACAGGCCGCCGAGGACGGCAAGATCGTCGCCAGGGCCATCGCCAAGCAGCTGGGAGTGGCCGACGTCGAGCCGAACCCCACCCGCGGCCGTTTCCTTCACGCCACGGCGAACGACATCGCGAGGATCCATGGCTGA
- the preA gene encoding NAD-dependent dihydropyrimidine dehydrogenase subunit PreA, whose translation MADLTTNFAGITSPNPFWLASAPPTNSAYQINKAFEYGWGGAVWKTIGDPVLNVVNRYGQFQYNKNRLIGINNVELISDRPIEVNLKEIREIKKLWPDRAVIVSAMVSSNEAAWKKVVQQIEDTGADGIELNYGCPHGMSERGMGAAVGQVPEYCEMITNWVTSAASIPVIVKLTPNVTNIIPPAHAAINAGADGISLINTINSITGVNLDTFEMTPNIGGKGGHGGYAGPAARPIALHMLSQVASDPKFQAAGIPISGMGGIETWRDAAEFLLLGSTSMQVCTAVMHYGFRIIHELCDGLSNWLDEKGKSSIEELRGASVHRISDFGDFDLSYRTVALIDEDKCIQCNLCYVACDEGAHQCIDLTKDGKVVDPETYTGAELLQPVVREDDCVGCDLCSLVCPVDDCITMVERPPKFESVTWNELLRTRPEVTTDWDAMVAFREEKGIEIH comes from the coding sequence ATGGCTGACCTCACCACCAACTTCGCGGGAATCACCAGTCCCAACCCGTTCTGGCTCGCTTCCGCACCCCCCACCAACTCCGCCTACCAGATCAACAAGGCCTTCGAGTACGGCTGGGGCGGCGCCGTCTGGAAGACAATCGGCGATCCGGTCCTCAACGTCGTCAACCGCTACGGCCAGTTCCAGTACAACAAGAACCGGCTCATCGGTATCAACAACGTGGAGCTCATCTCCGACAGGCCCATCGAGGTCAACCTGAAGGAGATCCGCGAGATCAAGAAGCTCTGGCCCGACCGCGCCGTGATCGTGTCGGCCATGGTCTCCAGCAACGAGGCGGCCTGGAAGAAGGTGGTCCAGCAGATCGAGGACACCGGGGCCGATGGCATCGAGCTCAACTACGGCTGCCCGCACGGCATGAGCGAGCGCGGCATGGGCGCGGCGGTCGGGCAGGTGCCCGAGTACTGCGAGATGATCACGAACTGGGTCACCTCGGCCGCCAGCATCCCCGTCATCGTCAAGCTGACGCCCAACGTCACCAACATCATCCCGCCGGCTCACGCCGCCATCAACGCCGGCGCCGACGGCATCTCCCTCATCAACACCATCAACTCCATCACGGGCGTCAACCTCGACACCTTCGAGATGACCCCCAACATCGGCGGCAAGGGCGGCCACGGCGGGTACGCCGGGCCGGCCGCGCGCCCCATCGCGCTGCACATGCTGTCGCAGGTAGCGTCCGACCCGAAGTTCCAGGCGGCCGGCATCCCCATCTCCGGCATGGGCGGCATCGAGACGTGGCGCGACGCGGCGGAGTTCCTGCTCCTCGGCTCCACCAGCATGCAGGTCTGCACGGCCGTCATGCATTACGGCTTCCGCATCATCCACGAGCTGTGCGACGGCCTCTCGAACTGGCTCGACGAGAAGGGCAAGTCGTCCATCGAGGAGTTGCGCGGCGCCTCGGTGCACCGCATCTCCGACTTCGGCGACTTCGACCTCTCCTACCGCACCGTCGCCCTCATCGACGAGGACAAGTGCATCCAGTGCAACCTCTGCTACGTCGCCTGCGACGAGGGCGCGCACCAGTGCATCGACCTCACCAAGGACGGCAAGGTCGTCGACCCCGAGACGTACACGGGCGCCGAGCTCCTCCAGCCGGTGGTGCGCGAGGACGACTGCGTCGGCTGCGACCTCTGCAGCCTGGTGTGCCCGGTCGACGACTGCATAACGATGGTCGAGCGGCCCCCGAAGTTCGAGTCGGTCACCTGGAACGAGCTCCTGCGCACGCGACCGGAGGTGACCACGGACTGGGACGCCATGGTGGCGTTCCGCGAGGAGAAGGGTATCGAGATCCACTGA
- the hydA gene encoding dihydropyrimidinase, whose protein sequence is MSLLIKNGEIVTAASRMRGDIFCEDETITAIGQGLTAPAGAEVIDASGKYVFPGFIDPHVHIHLPFMGTVTKDTHGTGSRAALVGGTTTYIEMLAPARQEDLMQGWRHWNELAAGNSACDYTFHIGVSKFDATTEAQLREIVQQGMTSFKVFLSYKGFFGVNDEELFRTLTLAKELGVRVTAHCENDELVAQLQAQLLAAGKTGPEWHEPSRPERVEADGTGHFATFLEITGAKGYVVHLSCEPALEAALAAKARGVDLAIECVVPHLVLDKTYAERPDFQGAKWVMSPPLRDKRNQKPLWDALAAGLIDTVATDHAPFDFAGQKEMGRGDFTKIPNGIPTIEDRVNLLYTYGVSRGSLSLERFVSAASTRAAQLFDLYPRKGTIAVGSDADLVVYDPGYRGRISASTHSMNVDYSGFEGVEIDGRPSVVTVRGQVAVRDGKFVGDPGRGKLLRRTAGR, encoded by the coding sequence GTGAGCCTGCTCATCAAGAACGGCGAGATCGTCACGGCCGCCTCCCGGATGCGGGGGGATATCTTCTGCGAGGACGAGACCATCACGGCCATCGGCCAGGGGCTGACGGCCCCCGCCGGCGCCGAGGTCATAGACGCGAGCGGCAAGTACGTGTTCCCCGGTTTCATCGACCCGCACGTGCACATCCACCTGCCGTTCATGGGCACCGTCACCAAGGACACCCACGGCACCGGCAGTCGGGCGGCCCTGGTGGGCGGGACCACCACCTACATCGAGATGCTGGCGCCGGCCAGGCAGGAAGACCTCATGCAGGGCTGGCGTCACTGGAACGAACTGGCCGCCGGCAACAGCGCCTGCGACTACACCTTCCACATCGGGGTCAGCAAGTTCGACGCCACCACCGAGGCGCAACTGCGCGAGATCGTGCAGCAGGGCATGACCTCCTTCAAGGTCTTCCTCTCCTACAAGGGCTTCTTCGGCGTCAACGACGAGGAGCTCTTCCGCACCCTCACCCTCGCCAAGGAGCTTGGCGTCAGGGTCACGGCGCACTGCGAGAACGACGAGCTGGTGGCCCAGCTGCAGGCGCAGCTGCTCGCCGCGGGCAAGACCGGGCCGGAGTGGCACGAGCCCTCGCGGCCCGAGCGGGTCGAGGCCGACGGCACGGGTCACTTCGCCACCTTCCTCGAGATAACGGGCGCCAAGGGCTACGTCGTGCACCTGAGCTGCGAGCCCGCCCTGGAGGCGGCGCTCGCCGCCAAGGCGCGCGGCGTCGACCTGGCCATCGAGTGCGTGGTGCCGCACCTCGTGCTCGACAAGACGTACGCCGAGCGGCCCGACTTCCAGGGCGCCAAGTGGGTCATGTCGCCGCCACTACGCGACAAGCGCAACCAGAAGCCCCTATGGGACGCGCTTGCCGCCGGGCTGATCGACACGGTCGCCACGGACCACGCCCCCTTCGACTTCGCGGGGCAGAAGGAGATGGGGCGCGGCGACTTCACCAAGATCCCCAACGGCATCCCCACCATCGAGGACCGGGTGAACCTCCTCTACACCTACGGGGTGAGCCGCGGCAGCCTGTCGCTCGAGCGCTTCGTGAGCGCGGCCAGCACCCGCGCCGCCCAGCTCTTCGACCTCTACCCGAGGAAGGGCACCATCGCCGTCGGCTCCGACGCGGACCTGGTCGTCTACGACCCCGGCTACCGGGGCCGCATCAGCGCCTCCACCCACAGCATGAACGTCGACTACTCAGGCTTCGAAGGCGTCGAGATCGACGGGCGCCCCAGCGTGGTGACGGTCCGCGGTCAGGTGGCCGTGAGGGACGGCAAGTTCGTCGGCGACCCGGGGCGCGGCAAGCTGCTGAGGCGAACCGCCGGTAGGTAG
- a CDS encoding ABC transporter ATP-binding protein codes for MTEAPVIIDVQDVSKLFRVGKSEAVALQDASLQVSDGQFVSLIGPSGCGKTTLMRLVADLIEPTTGRITVAGKTPKEARASREYGYVFQAPALYDWRNVVNNVTLPLEIMGWSKSERRARAEQMLELVGLEGFHRSYPWQLSGGMQQRVSIARALAFDPKLLLMDEPFGALDEITREAMNFELLRLWRQTKKTIVFVTHSIAEAVFLSSHIVVMTARPGRIREIIEVDLPYPRDAETRETARFFELTTQVREALRVGKEGESGAARAANGRSLAQVGY; via the coding sequence GTGACAGAGGCCCCCGTGATAATCGACGTCCAGGACGTCTCGAAGCTCTTCCGCGTCGGCAAGTCGGAAGCGGTGGCGCTGCAAGACGCCAGCCTGCAGGTCAGTGACGGGCAGTTCGTGAGCCTGATCGGCCCGTCCGGCTGCGGCAAGACCACGCTCATGCGCCTCGTCGCCGACCTCATCGAGCCCACCACGGGGCGCATCACGGTGGCGGGCAAGACCCCGAAGGAGGCGCGCGCCTCCCGCGAGTACGGCTACGTCTTCCAGGCGCCCGCCCTCTACGACTGGCGCAACGTCGTCAACAACGTGACCCTCCCCCTCGAGATCATGGGTTGGTCCAAGAGCGAGCGCCGCGCCCGCGCCGAGCAGATGCTCGAGCTCGTCGGGCTCGAGGGGTTCCACCGCTCCTACCCATGGCAGTTGTCGGGGGGCATGCAGCAGCGCGTGTCCATCGCGCGGGCCCTCGCCTTCGACCCGAAGCTGCTCCTCATGGACGAGCCGTTCGGTGCGCTCGACGAGATCACCCGCGAGGCGATGAACTTCGAGCTCCTGCGCCTGTGGCGGCAGACGAAGAAGACCATCGTCTTCGTCACCCACTCCATCGCGGAGGCCGTGTTCCTCTCCTCGCACATCGTGGTGATGACGGCGCGGCCGGGACGCATCCGCGAGATCATCGAGGTCGACCTGCCCTACCCGCGCGACGCCGAGACGCGCGAGACGGCGCGCTTCTTCGAGCTCACCACCCAGGTGCGCGAGGCGTTGCGGGTCGGCAAGGAGGGCGAGAGCGGCGCCGCCCGCGCCGCTAACGGTCGCTCCCTGGCCCAGGTCGGGTACTGA
- a CDS encoding ABC transporter permease subunit: MAGAGPLLGKATRRRLAAAVPVAVVVTIVVLLMYPVALWLGLPLAKLRMENVANWVRETTAPHPLAEAPADPAAPVPAGTRLEFGRVGPAVTTDRSVLVFAGEPLDARFEVTGDVVTLADPVAGPLLEWGEALTAVDADGRVYRLPSGAGAGTALYAGGRLLTPDAVAAVERPDGALATFTFPGAGAGAGPVLVNDVVLLEGEGFEADGTVVKLAAPAPFNATVRRVTGDYALLDAAGTMIALADPGAAPPRAARAVLGLAELLDGAVDGSNRVFQLQHAPLVESDAERRIMLDGDELSPAAERPQERVDGQRATFTFASERGVVTVGGVEALEGSDYTRDGATVTFAKPPVRNAPLRQYPDYLILDPAKGIIELGTAPQPGSRVWAASYTYYDHPSCGTTPLECFFSMPQHPMPFPHWIAARLGPFFGAYPLSDPRNVIRATIYTAGGTLAALLFGGAFGVLLAIVFVAIRPLERALLPWVIASQTVPIIALVPVLILLLGNAGIVVQTSMVPAAIIGAYIAFFPVTVGTVTGLRAVDPLSIDLMKSYAATPFQLFWKVRFPAAVPYLFVSLKLGAAAALVGALVAETESNNRLGLGYAIVGQVQAGNVSDVWILLLISAFVGIGLVALVGLFQRFIAPWERR, translated from the coding sequence ATGGCGGGTGCCGGCCCCTTGCTCGGCAAGGCCACGAGGCGCCGCTTGGCCGCCGCCGTGCCGGTCGCCGTCGTGGTCACGATCGTCGTCCTGCTCATGTACCCCGTCGCGCTGTGGCTTGGCCTCCCGCTCGCCAAGCTGCGCATGGAGAACGTCGCCAACTGGGTGCGCGAGACCACCGCGCCGCACCCGCTCGCCGAGGCGCCCGCCGACCCGGCGGCGCCGGTCCCCGCCGGCACGCGCCTCGAGTTCGGACGGGTCGGGCCGGCCGTCACCACCGACCGGTCGGTCCTCGTCTTCGCCGGTGAGCCCCTCGACGCGCGCTTCGAGGTCACGGGCGACGTCGTCACCCTCGCCGACCCCGTCGCGGGACCGTTGCTGGAGTGGGGCGAGGCGCTCACGGCCGTCGATGCCGACGGGCGCGTCTACCGGTTGCCCAGCGGCGCCGGGGCCGGCACGGCCCTCTACGCCGGCGGGCGGCTCCTCACGCCCGACGCGGTGGCGGCGGTCGAGCGGCCCGACGGGGCGCTCGCGACCTTCACTTTCCCGGGCGCCGGCGCAGGCGCCGGCCCGGTGCTCGTCAACGACGTCGTGCTGCTGGAGGGCGAGGGGTTCGAGGCCGATGGCACCGTCGTGAAGCTCGCGGCGCCCGCGCCCTTCAACGCCACCGTGAGGCGCGTCACGGGCGATTACGCCCTCCTGGACGCGGCGGGCACCATGATCGCGTTGGCGGACCCCGGCGCGGCGCCGCCGCGCGCGGCCCGCGCGGTACTCGGCCTGGCGGAACTGCTCGACGGCGCGGTGGACGGCAGCAACCGCGTCTTCCAGCTCCAACACGCCCCCCTGGTCGAGTCCGACGCGGAGCGCCGCATCATGCTCGACGGCGACGAGCTCTCCCCGGCGGCCGAGCGGCCGCAAGAACGCGTCGATGGCCAGCGCGCCACCTTCACCTTCGCCAGCGAGCGGGGGGTCGTCACGGTCGGCGGCGTCGAGGCGCTGGAGGGGAGCGACTACACGCGCGACGGCGCCACGGTCACGTTCGCCAAGCCGCCCGTGCGCAACGCGCCCCTCAGGCAGTACCCCGACTACCTCATCCTCGACCCCGCCAAGGGGATCATCGAGCTGGGGACGGCGCCCCAACCGGGCAGCCGGGTGTGGGCGGCGTCATACACCTACTACGACCACCCGTCCTGCGGTACCACCCCGCTCGAGTGCTTCTTCAGCATGCCGCAGCACCCCATGCCGTTCCCGCACTGGATAGCGGCGCGCCTCGGGCCGTTCTTCGGGGCGTACCCGCTCAGCGACCCGCGCAACGTGATCCGCGCCACCATCTACACGGCCGGCGGCACGCTCGCCGCGCTCCTCTTCGGCGGCGCCTTCGGGGTCCTGCTCGCCATCGTCTTCGTCGCGATCCGGCCGCTCGAACGGGCGCTGCTCCCGTGGGTCATCGCCTCCCAGACGGTTCCCATCATCGCGCTCGTCCCCGTGCTGATCCTGCTCCTCGGCAACGCGGGCATCGTCGTGCAGACGAGCATGGTGCCGGCCGCCATCATCGGGGCGTACATAGCCTTCTTCCCGGTCACGGTCGGCACCGTCACGGGCCTGCGTGCCGTCGACCCGCTCTCCATCGACCTCATGAAGAGCTACGCGGCCACGCCCTTCCAGCTCTTCTGGAAGGTGCGCTTCCCGGCCGCCGTGCCCTACCTGTTCGTCAGCCTCAAGCTGGGCGCCGCCGCCGCGCTGGTCGGCGCGCTCGTGGCCGAGACGGAGTCGAACAACCGGCTGGGGCTCGGCTACGCCATCGTGGGCCAGGTCCAGGCCGGCAACGTGTCGGACGTCTGGATCCTCCTGCTCATCTCCGCCTTCGTGGGCATCGGCCTCGTGGCGCTCGTGGGCCTGTTCCAGCGCTTCATCGCCCCGTGGGAGCGCAGATGA
- a CDS encoding ABC transporter permease: MTDVEPDLAVIGPAEAARAAWRPHWPTLLLLVAALAGLAGPFEAGARAYLLEGGGNPLTSGLALLLVLGAAVVPAAWGGPWTVPIATPLALAAALLALLGQRALPGPAGWGYWLVLLGGLAAAATAAGRVSVIELESDAPRWQHRVQELVPAGTVAFLVLLAWEGLVVGSRVPKGIFPRASDIWTAFLGSWRVLLADAYLTFVKEVLFGFAVGLTTGFLVGSAIAFSRFLQRGFLPLATAFGAVPIVGLAPVLGRALGVDWESKAAVVVIVTFFPVVLNTVQGLTLVDPLKLELLRSYAARPLTVFFSLRVPNALPYLFNALKVAVVVGIVSVIVAEFLIPGPPNGLGQRISLSAHRGAFDIVFAAILVSSLISMALYAAITFLERKLTAWHPSTRGS, encoded by the coding sequence ATGACCGACGTCGAACCGGACCTCGCCGTGATCGGCCCCGCCGAGGCGGCCAGGGCCGCCTGGCGGCCGCACTGGCCCACCCTGCTCCTCCTCGTCGCGGCCCTCGCGGGCCTGGCAGGCCCGTTCGAGGCCGGGGCGCGGGCGTACCTCCTCGAGGGGGGCGGCAACCCGCTCACCTCCGGGCTCGCGCTCCTCCTCGTGCTCGGCGCCGCCGTGGTGCCCGCCGCCTGGGGCGGGCCGTGGACCGTCCCCATCGCCACGCCGCTGGCGCTCGCCGCCGCCCTGCTCGCCCTCCTCGGGCAGCGCGCCCTGCCGGGTCCGGCCGGCTGGGGCTACTGGCTCGTCCTCCTTGGCGGCCTCGCCGCCGCCGCCACCGCGGCCGGCCGCGTGAGCGTCATAGAGCTCGAGAGCGACGCCCCGCGCTGGCAGCACCGCGTGCAGGAACTCGTGCCCGCCGGCACCGTGGCGTTCCTCGTGCTCCTCGCCTGGGAAGGGCTGGTCGTCGGCTCGCGCGTGCCGAAGGGCATCTTCCCGCGCGCCTCCGACATCTGGACGGCGTTCCTCGGCTCGTGGCGGGTGCTGCTTGCCGACGCCTACCTCACGTTCGTCAAGGAGGTACTGTTCGGCTTCGCCGTCGGCCTGACTACCGGCTTCCTCGTCGGTAGCGCCATCGCGTTCAGCCGCTTCCTGCAGCGCGGCTTCCTGCCGCTCGCCACCGCCTTCGGGGCCGTGCCGATCGTGGGCCTCGCGCCCGTCCTCGGGCGCGCCCTCGGCGTCGACTGGGAATCCAAGGCCGCAGTGGTCGTGATAGTCACCTTCTTCCCGGTCGTCCTCAACACGGTGCAGGGGCTCACGCTGGTCGACCCGCTCAAGCTCGAGCTGCTGCGCTCCTACGCCGCCAGGCCGCTGACCGTGTTCTTCTCCCTGCGGGTGCCCAACGCCCTGCCCTACCTCTTCAACGCGCTCAAGGTCGCCGTGGTCGTCGGGATCGTCAGCGTCATCGTGGCGGAGTTCCTGATCCCCGGGCCGCCCAACGGGCTGGGTCAGCGCATCAGCCTCTCCGCCCACCGCGGCGCGTTCGACATCGTCTTCGCCGCGATCCTCGTCTCGAGCCTCATCTCCATGGCGCTCTACGCCGCCATCACCTTCCTGGAGCGCAAGCTGACTGCTTGGCACCCCTCGACGAGGGGGTCGTGA
- a CDS encoding ABC transporter substrate-binding protein: MKRTLVSLFALVMLGLPVGMAQNLIPINFQSKWFPQAQFAGYFVAQDKGFYAEEGLDVTVLDGGNVNPAVAVASGNADFGTDWLANILVQRDQDLKTVYIGQMYQRAGYRLVALKSSGIETFDDMAGRKVGVWAFGNEFATEVVFAKAGLTSNLDPTVANPDVDAVVYAFDPSLVFPNEVDVASAMTYNELDQIVGLGYDLSTLNVLDPATIGADILEDSVFANPEVLASTNFKGSGLSGREVAERFLRASIRGWEYAVANQDEAVGIVLKFCGDTCAGSGSRQSPLIHQTWQMAEVAKLVKPTPDTAVGSLDRDAFERSVALLVDVGLINNAYTWDEVVDPSIYDAIK; this comes from the coding sequence ATGAAACGCACGCTGGTAAGCCTGTTCGCCCTAGTCATGCTCGGCCTGCCCGTCGGGATGGCGCAGAACCTCATCCCCATCAACTTCCAGTCCAAGTGGTTCCCGCAGGCGCAGTTCGCGGGTTACTTCGTGGCCCAGGACAAGGGGTTCTACGCCGAGGAGGGGCTCGACGTCACCGTGCTCGACGGCGGCAACGTCAACCCGGCCGTGGCGGTGGCCTCCGGCAACGCGGACTTCGGCACCGACTGGCTGGCCAACATCCTCGTCCAGCGCGACCAGGACCTGAAGACCGTCTACATCGGTCAGATGTACCAGCGCGCCGGCTACCGTCTCGTGGCCCTCAAGAGCTCGGGCATCGAGACGTTCGACGACATGGCCGGCCGCAAGGTCGGCGTGTGGGCCTTCGGTAACGAGTTCGCGACCGAGGTCGTCTTCGCCAAGGCGGGTCTCACGTCCAACCTCGACCCGACCGTAGCCAACCCCGACGTCGACGCCGTCGTCTACGCCTTCGACCCGTCGCTCGTCTTCCCCAACGAGGTCGACGTGGCCAGCGCCATGACGTACAACGAACTCGACCAGATCGTCGGGCTGGGCTACGACCTGAGCACCCTCAACGTGCTCGACCCCGCCACCATCGGCGCCGACATCCTCGAGGACAGCGTGTTCGCCAACCCCGAGGTGCTCGCCAGCACGAACTTCAAGGGCTCGGGCCTGAGCGGTCGCGAGGTCGCCGAGCGCTTCCTGCGCGCGTCCATCCGCGGCTGGGAGTACGCCGTGGCCAACCAGGACGAGGCCGTCGGCATCGTCCTCAAGTTCTGCGGCGACACCTGCGCCGGCTCCGGCAGCCGCCAGAGCCCCCTCATCCACCAGACCTGGCAGATGGCCGAGGTCGCCAAGCTGGTCAAGCCCACGCCCGACACCGCCGTCGGCTCCCTCGACCGCGACGCGTTCGAGCGCTCCGTGGCGCTGCTCGTGGACGTCGGCCTCATCAACAACGCCTACACCTGGGACGAAGTCGTCGATCCCAGCATCTACGACGCCATCAAGTAG